A part of Brassica rapa cultivar Chiifu-401-42 chromosome A05, CAAS_Brap_v3.01, whole genome shotgun sequence genomic DNA contains:
- the LOC103870173 gene encoding L-ascorbate oxidase homolog produces the protein MMQGGKLLTVFVCLVSSVALVNAGDPYFYYTWNVTYGTVAPLGIPQQVILINGQFPGPNLNSTSNNNVVINVFNNLDEPFLLTWSGLQHRKNSWQDGVTGTSCPIPAGTNYTYHFQPKDQIGSYFYYPSTALHRFSGGFGGLRVNSRLLIPVPYADPEDDYTVLINDWYTKSHTALKTFLDSGRTLGSPDGVLINGKSGKVGGPNVPLFTMKPGKTYKYRICNVGFKSTLNFRIQGHKMKLVEMEGSHVLQNDYDSLDVHVGQCFAVLVTADQNAKNYYMVASTRFLKKEVSTVGVMSYEGSNVQASSELPKAPVGWAWSLNQFRSFRWNLTASAARPNPQGSYHYGKINITRTIKLANTKNLVNGKVRFGLNGVSHVDTETPLKLAEYFEMSEKVFKYNVIKDEPAAKITTLTVEPNVLNITFRTFVEIVFENHEKSMQSFHLDGYSFFSVASEPGTWTPEKRNNYNLLDAVSRHTVQVFPKSWSAILLTFDNAGMWNIRSENWERRYLGQQMYVSVLSPEKSLRDEYNIPLNTNLCGIVKGLPLPTPYTI, from the exons ATGATGCAGGGTGGTAAGCTTTTGACGGTGTTTGTGTGCCTCGTCTCCTCGGTGGCGCTGGTGAACGCTGGTGATCCTTACTTTTACTACACATGGAATGTGACTTACGGAACTGTCGCGCCTCTTGGAATCCCTCAACAGGTGATTCTCATCAACGGACAGTTCCCTGGTCCTAACCTAAACTCCACCTCCAACAACAATGTTGTCATCAATGTCTTCAACAACCTTGACGAGCCTTTCCTCTTGACATG GAGTGGTCTCCAGCACAGGAAGAACTCATGGCAAGATGGTGTGACTGGGACCTCATGCCCAATCCCAGCAGGCACCAACTACACTTACCATTTCCAGCCCAAGGACCAGATCGGTAGCTACTTCTACTACCCATCAACCGCTCTCCACCGTTTCTCCGGTGGTTTCGGTGGCCTCCGTGTCAACAGCCGTCTCCTCATCCCCGTCCCTTACGCTGACCCCGAAGACGACTACACCGTCCTTATCAACGACTGGTACACCAAGAGCCACACCGCTCTCAAGACCTTCCTCGACAGTGGTCGTACTCTTGGATCCCCCGACGGTGTTCTCATCAACGGTAAATCCGGTAAAGTCGGAGGACCAAACGTGCCACTCTTCACCATGAAGCCAGGAAAGACTTACAAGTACAGAATATGCAACGTTGGATTCAAATCCACACTTAACTTCAGGATCCAAGGACACAAGATGAAGCTTGTTGAGATGGAAGGCTCTCACGTTCTCCAGAACGACTACGACTCACTCGACGTCCACGTCGGACAGTGCTTCGCTGTTCTTGTGACAGCTGACCAAAATGCCAAGAACTACTACATGGTTGCATCCACTAGGTTCCTCAAGAAGGAAGTGAGCACCGTTGGTGTGATGAGCTACGAAGGAAGCAACGTTCAGGCTTCAAGTGAGCTCCCCAAGGCTCCAGTGGGCTGGGCTTGGTCTCTTAACCAGTTCAGATCCTTCAGGTGGAACTTAACCGCCAGCGCGGCTAGACCTAACCCGCAAGGATCTTACCATTACGGAAAGATCAACATCACTCGTACCATCAAGCTCGCCAACACCAAGAACTTGGTGAACGGTAAGGTTAGGTTTGGACTCAACGGTGTATCACACGTTGACACCGAGACTCCCTTGAAACTTGCTGAGTACTTTGAGATGTCCGAGAAGGTCTTCAAATACAACGTCATCAAGGACGAGCCAGCAGCCAAGATCACAACATTAACCGTGGAGCCCAATGTTTTGAACATCACTTTCCGTACCTTTGTTGAAATAGTCTTCGAGAACCATGAGAAGAGCATGCAATCCTTCCATTTGGATGGTTACTCATTCTTCTCAGTCGC TTCTGAGCCAGGAACATGGACACCAGAGAAGAGAAACAACTACAACTTGCTCGATGCCGTCAGCAGACACACCGTGCAAGTGTTCCCCAAGTCCTGGTCCGCCATCCTCTTGACATTCGACAACGCTGGTATGTGGAACATCAGATCAGAGAACTGGGAGAGAAGATATTTGGGACAGCAGATGTACGTCAGTGTTCTGTCACCTGAGAAATCACTAAGAGACGAATACAACATCCCACTCAACACCAACCTCTGCGGTATCGTCAAGGGCTTGCCATTACCTACACCCTACACTATTTAA
- the LOC103870175 gene encoding L-ascorbate oxidase homolog, which yields MRGVKLLAACLYLAAAATVVVHAEDPYFHHVWNVTYGTASPLGVPQQVILINGQFPGPNINSTSNNNVIINVFNNLDEPFLLTWNGIQHRKNCWQDGTPGTMCPIMPGTNYTYHFQPKDQIGSYLYYPTTGMHRAAGGYGGLRVNSRLLIPVPYADPEDDYTVLIGDWYTKSHTQLKKFLDGGRTIGRPDGIVINGKSGKGDGSDAPLFTLKPGKTYRVRICNVGLKTSINFRIQNHKMKLVEMEGSHVLQNDYDSLDVHVGQCFGTIVTANQEPKDYYMVASSRFLKTVITTTGLLRYEGGKGPASSQLPAGPVGWAWSLNQFRSFRWNLTASAARPNPQGSYHYGKINITRTIKLVNTQGKVDGKLRFALNGVSHTEPETPLKLAEYFGISDKVFKYDTITDDPTPEQIKNIKIEPNVLNITHRTFVEVVFENHEKSVQSWHLDGYSFFSVAVEPGTWTPEKRKNYNLLDAVSRHTVQVYPKCWAAILLTFDNCGMWNVRSENTERRYLGQQLYASVLSPEKSLRDEYNMPETSLQCGLVKNTPKPVNPYAGA from the exons ATGCGAGGGGTTAAACTATTGGCCGCGTGCCTCTACCTGGCCGCAGCCGCAACGGTGGTGGTCCATGCCGAAGACCCTTACTTCCACCACGTATGGAACGTGACCTATGGAACCGCTTCTCCTCTAGGCGTTCCACAACAAGTCATTCTAATCAACGGCCAATTCCCTGGTCCCAACATCAACTCAACCTCCAACAACAATGTCATCATCAACGTCTTCAACAACCTTGATGAACCCTTCCTCCTCACTTG GAATGGAATCCAGCACAGGAAGAACTGTTGGCAAGATGGGACTCCAGGGACTATGTGTCCGATCATGCCCGGCACCAACTACACTTACCATTTCCAGCCTAAAGATCAGATAGGAAGCTACTTGTACTATCCCACCACAGGGATGCACCGTGCCGCTGGTGGATATGGTGGACTCCGAGTGAACAGCCGTCTCCTCATCCCGGTCCCTTACGCTGATCCCGAAGATGACTACACTGTCCTCATCGGTGACTGGTACACTAAGAGCCACACTCAGTTGAAGAAGTTCCTCGACGGTGGTCGTACTATTGGTCGTCCAGACGGTATTGTCATCAACGGAAAGTCCGGAAAAGGTGATGGATCAGACGCACCGCTCTTCACCTTGAAGCCTGGAAAGACTTACAGGGTTAGGATCTGTAACGTGGGTCTCAAGACATCTATCAACTTTAGGATTCAGAATCACAAGATGAAGCTCGTTGAAATGGAAGGATCGCACGTTCTTCAAAACGATTACGACTCTCTCGACGTTCACGTTGGCCAGTGCTTTGGCACCATCGTTACCGCGAATCAAGAACCTAAAGATTACTACATGGTTGCATCCTCTAGGTTCTTGAAGACGGTTATTACAACAACCGGACTTCTCCGCTACGAGGGAGGCAAAGGACCAGCCTCTTCACAGCTCCCGGCTGGTCCGGTCGGATGGGCCTGGTCGTTGAACCAGTTCCGATCCTTCAGGTGGAACTTGACCGCTAGTGCAGCCAGGCCTAACCCTCAGGGATCTTACCATTATGGAAAGATCAACATCACACGTACAATCAAGCTCGTGAACACTCAAGGCAAGGTCGATGGTAAGCTTAGGTTTGCATTGAACGGAGTCTCCCACACAGAACCTGAGACCCCTCTGAAGCTGGCCGAATACTTTGGTATTTCCGACAAGGTGTTTAAGTATGATACCATCACCGATGACCCTACCCCGGAACAGATCAAAAACATCAAGATCGAGCCTAACGTTCTTAACATCACTCACCGCACCTTCGTCGAGGTGGTGTTTGAGAACCACGAGAAGAGTGTTCAGTCTTGGCACTTGGACGGTTATTCTTTCTTCTCCGTTGC TGTTGAGCCAGGGACTTGGACCCCAGAGAAGAGGAAGAACTACAACCTCTTGGATGCAGTGAGCAGACACACAGTTCAAGTCTACCCAAAGTGTTGGGCAGCAATCTTGCTCACATTTGATAACTGCGGAATGTGGAACGTTCGTTCTGAGAACACAGAGAGACGTTACTTAGGACAGCAGCTTTACGCCAGTGTCTTGTCTCCAGAGAAATCACTTAGAGATGAATACAACATGCCTGAGACAAGCCTCCAATGTGGTCTCGTCAAAAACACACCTAAACCTGTTAACCCTTACGCTGGTGCCTAA
- the LOC103870174 gene encoding receptor-like protein kinase BRI1-like 3 → MKQQWLFLFVILCMLVLLLTVDARHRRLLTDDQSEAALLTAFKQTSVKSDPHNFLDNWKHGPGPPGRDPCSWRGVSCYEGRVIGLDLRNAGLTGTLNLSNLTALSNLRSLYLSNNSFSEEIPEIDFPAALQHLDLSQNNFSGDFSRLSFGLCSNLTFFSLSHNNVSGEKFPVTLSNCKLLETLNLSRNSLAGKLPGEWGSFQSLKQLSLSHNRFSGEIPPELSLLCRTLEVLDLSGNGLTGQLPESFVSCGVLQSLNLGNNKLSGEFLTTVVSKLPRITSLYLPYNNISGSVPLSLANCSELRVLDLSSNEFTGEVPYGLCTPVLEKLLIANNYLSGTVPVELSSCKSLKTIDLSFNALGGPIPKEIWTMPKLSDLVMWANNLTGEIPDDICVDGGNLETLILNNNLLTGSIPESISKCTNMIWISLSGNRLTGKIPVGMGKLEKLAILQLGGNSLTGNVPSELGNCKSLIWLDLNSNNLTGDLPAELASQAGKVMPGSVSGKQFAFVRNEGGTDCRGAGGLVEFEGIRAERLEHFPMVHSCPETRIYTGLAMYTFDGNGSMIYLDLSYNAVSGSIPVSYGNMVYLQVLNLGHNLLSGAIPDSFGGLKAIGVLDLSHNNLQGFLPGSLGGLSFLSDLDVSNNNLTGPIPFGGQLTTFPLKRYANNSGLCGLPLPPCSSGSRHRPTSSNAHHKKQSIATGMITGLVFSFMCMLMLAIALYRVRKVQKKEKKREKYIESLPTSGSSSWKLSSVHEPLSINVATFEKPLRKLTFAHLLEATNGFSADSMIGSGGFGDVYKAKLGDGSVVAIKKLIQVTGQGDREFMAEMETIGKIKHRNLVPLLGYCKIGEERLLVYEYMKHGSLETVLHENTKRGGVFLDWTARKKIATGAARGLAFLHHSCIPHIIHRDMKSSNVLLDQDFMARVSDFGMARLVSALDTHLSVSTLAGTPGYVPPEYYQSFRCTTKGDVYSYGVILLELLSGKKPIDPEEFGEDNNLVGWAKQLYKESRGDEILDSDLITEKSGDVELFHYLKIASQCLDDRPFKRPTMIQVMAMFKEFVQVDTENDDSLDDFSLKETPLVEEPRDKEP, encoded by the coding sequence ATGAAGCAACAATGGCTGTTCCTGTTCGTGATCCTCTGTATGCTCGTCTTGCTTCTTACGGTGGACGCTCGTCACAGACGTCTACTAACCGACGACCAGAGCGAAGCTGCTCTGTTAACGGCGTTTAAGCAAACCTCCGTCAAGTCGGATCCTCACAACTTTCTGGATAACTGGAAACACGGGCCCGGCCCACCGGGCCGTGACCCATGTTCGTGGCGAGGCGTCTCCTGCTACGAAGGCAGAGTCATCGGCCTAGATCTACGAAACGCCGGCCTCACCGGAACCCTAAATCTCAGTAACCTCACGGCGTTATCGAATCTCCGGAGCCTATACCTCTCGAACAATTCGTTTTCCGAGGAGATCCCGGAGATCGATTTCCCGGCGGCTCTGCAACACCTCGATCTATCTCAGAACAACTTCTCCGGCGACTTCTCCCGTCTCAGCTTCGGGCTCTGTAGCAACCTCACCTTCTTCAGCTTATCGCACAACAACGTCTCCGGGGAGAAATTTCCGGTGACTCTCTCGAACTGTAAGCTCCTCGAGACGCTGAACCTCTCTCGGAACAGCCTCGCCGGGAAACTCCCCGGCGAGTGGGGGAGTTTCCAGAGCCTGAAACAGCTCTCTCTATCGCACAACCGATTCTCCGGCGAGATTCCGCCGGAGCTTTCTCTCCTCTGCCGAACTCTAGAGGTTCTTGATCTCTCCGGTAACGGTCTCACCGGCCAGCTCCCGGAGTCTTTCGTCTCTTGTGGGGTATTACAAAGTCTCAACCTTGGAAACAATAAGCTCTCCGGCGAGTTTTTAACCACCGTAGTGAGCAAGCTTCCTAGGATCACTTCTCTTTACTTGCCGTACAACAACATCTCAGGCTCTGTTCCGCTTTCGCTAGCTAACTGTAGTGAACTTCGAGTTCTTGATCTTAGCTCAAACGAGTTCACTGGAGAAGTACCGTACGGCTTGTGCACTCCGGTTCTTGAGAAGCTGCTTATCGCCAACAACTACTTATCAGGGACTGTTCCTGTAGAGCTAAGTAGCTGCAAGAGCTTGAAGACGATAGATCTCAGTTTCAATGCTCTCGGGGGGCCGATTCCAAAGGAGATATGGACAATGCCGAAGCTATCAGACTTAGTTATGTGGGCGAACAATCTCACCGGTGAGATCCCTGACGACATTTGCGTCGATGGAGGAAACTTGGAGACTCTGATCTTGAACAACAATCTCTTAACCGGTTCTATACCGGAATCAATCTCTAAATGCACTAATATGATCTGGATCTCTCTTTCTGGCAACCGCCTTACCGGGAAGATCCCGGTAGGGATGGGAAAGCTTGAGAAGCTGGCGATTCTCCAGCTTGGGGGCAATTCTTTAACCGGTAACGTCCCTTCCGAGCTTGGGAACTGCAAGAGTCTTATCTGGCTTGATCTGAACAGCAACAATCTAACCGGAGACCTCCCGGCTGAACTAGCTAGCCAAGCCGGGAAGGTAATGCCTGGAAGCGTCTCTGGTAAACAGTTTGCGTTTGTTAGGAATGAAGGCGGTACGGACTGCAGAGGTGCAGGTGGTTTAGTTGAGTTTGAAGGCATTCGTGCAGAGCGGTTAGAGCATTTCCCAATGGTTCATTCTTGTCCTGAGACAAGGATATACACAGGCTTGGCTATGTACACCTTCGACGGGAACGGGAGCATGATCTACTTGGACCTTTCGTATAACGCGGTTTCAGGCTCTATTCCTGTGAGTTACGGTAACATGGTTTACCTTCAGGTTTTGAATCTGGGACATAACCTGTTATCCGGAGCCATACCGGATAGCTTTGGTGGATTAAAAGCAATTGGTGTTCTTGATCTGTCTCACAATAACCTCCAAGGCTTCTTACCTGGATCACTTGGAGGTCTCTCTTTCCTCAGCGACTTAGACGTCTCTAACAACAATCTAACCGGACCAATCCCATTCGGAGGGCAGCTCACAACGTTCCCACTCAAAAGATACGCAAACAACTCAGGCCTCTGCGGGCTTCCCCTCCCACCTTGCAGCTCTGGTTCCCGCCACCGCCCCACGAGCTCCAACGCTCACCATAAGAAGCAGAGCATTGCCACTGGGATGATCACCGGCCTTGTGTTTTCTTTCATGTGTATGTTGATGCTTGCTATAGCGCTTTACCGAGTGAGGAAGGTtcagaagaaagagaagaagagagagaagtaCATCGAGAGCCTCCCTACCTCTGGTAGCAGCAGCTGGAAGCTCTCTAGCGTCCATGAGCCGCTAAGCATCAACGTCGCGACGTTCGAGAAGCCGCTGCGGAAACTCACTTTCGCGCATCTTTTGGAAGCCACCAACGGGTTTAGCGCCGATAGTATGATTGGTTCAGGAGGGTTTGGAGATGTTTACAAGGCGAAACTCGGGGATGGTTCTGTTGTAGCGATAAAGAAGCTGATTCAAGTCACGGGACAAGGGGATAGAGAGTTCATGGCTGAGATGGAGACCATTGGGAAAATCAAACATAGAAACCTTGTTCCACTCTTGGGTTACTGCAAGATTGGGGAAGAGAGGCTTCTCGTCTATGAGTACATGAAACACGGAAGCTTAGAGACTGTTCTACACGAGAACACCAAGAGAGGTGGAGTCTTTCTTGACTGGACCGCGAGGAAGAAGATCGCAACGGGAGCTGCACGTGGGCTAGCGTTCCTTCACCATAGCTGCATCCCTCACATTATCCACAGAGACATGAAGTCAAGCAACGTTCTTCTAGACCAAGATTTCATGGCTCGCGTCTCGGACTTCGGTATGGCAAGGCTGGTGAGCGCTCTGGACACGCATTTGAGCGTGAGCACGCTCGCAGGAACTCCCGGTTACGTTCCACCAGAGTATTACCAGAGTTTCCGGTGCACGACCAAAGGAGATGTGTATAGCTACGGGGTTATACTTCTGGAGCTTCTCTCGGGGAAGAAACCGATCGATCCAGAGGAGTTTGGTGAGGACAACAATCTCGTGGGATGGGCTAAACAGCTTTATAAGGAGAGTAGAGGAGATGAGATTCTTGATTCGGACCTGATAACTGAAAAATCTGGCGACGTTGAGCTGTTTCATTACTTGAAGATTGCGTCTCAGTGTCTAGACGATCGACCGTTCAAAAGACCAACTATGATTCAAGTGATGGCGATGTTCAAAGAGTTTGTTCAGGTCGATACAGAGAATGATGATAGTCTCGATGACTTCTCTCTCAAGGAAACTCCTTTGGTGGAAGAACCACGAGATAAAGAGCCTTAG